Proteins co-encoded in one Streptomyces sp. SLBN-31 genomic window:
- a CDS encoding gluconate:H+ symporter gives MTRLSVEMLAADAPEPITSAGHAQLGIAVLAGIAVIVLLITRFKLHAFLALTLGSLALGAIAGAPLDKVITSFTTGLGTTVAGVGVLIALGAILGKMLADSGGADEIVDTILAKAGGRAMPWAMVLIASVIGLPLFFEVGVVLLIPVVLMVAKRGNYSLMRIGIPALAGLSVMHGLVPPHPGPLVAIDAVKANIGVTLALGVLIAIPTVIIAGPLFSKVAARWVDVQAPDRMLPQRASQELETRPGFGATLTTILLPVVLMLSKALVDIVIDDPANLTQRVFDVIGSPLIALLAAVLLGIFTLLRPAGFGKERLTPLVEKGLAPIAGILLIVGAGGGFKQTLIDTGVGQMILDISKDWSIPALLLAWLIAVIIRLATGSATVATVSAAGLVAPLAADMSTTHTALLVLAIGAGSLFFSHVNDAGFWLVKEYFGLTVGETVKTWSVMETIISVVAGGLVLLLSLVI, from the coding sequence GTGACCAGACTCAGCGTCGAGATGCTGGCAGCGGACGCACCCGAGCCGATCACCTCGGCCGGCCACGCTCAGCTGGGCATCGCCGTTTTGGCGGGCATCGCCGTCATCGTTCTTCTCATCACCCGGTTCAAACTGCACGCCTTCCTGGCGCTGACCCTCGGTTCGCTGGCGCTCGGCGCGATCGCCGGCGCGCCGCTCGACAAGGTGATCACCAGCTTCACCACCGGCCTGGGCACCACGGTCGCCGGCGTCGGTGTGCTGATCGCGCTCGGCGCGATCCTCGGCAAGATGCTCGCCGACTCCGGCGGCGCCGACGAGATCGTCGACACGATCCTCGCCAAGGCCGGCGGCCGGGCGATGCCGTGGGCGATGGTGCTGATCGCCTCGGTGATCGGTCTGCCGCTGTTCTTCGAGGTCGGCGTGGTGCTGCTGATCCCGGTCGTGCTGATGGTCGCCAAGCGCGGCAACTACTCCCTGATGCGCATCGGCATACCCGCCCTGGCCGGTCTGTCCGTGATGCACGGTCTGGTGCCGCCGCACCCCGGCCCGCTGGTCGCCATCGACGCGGTCAAGGCGAACATCGGCGTCACCCTCGCCCTCGGCGTCCTCATCGCCATCCCCACGGTGATCATCGCCGGACCGCTGTTCTCCAAGGTCGCCGCCCGCTGGGTGGACGTCCAGGCCCCCGACCGGATGCTGCCGCAGCGCGCGTCGCAAGAGCTGGAGACCCGTCCGGGCTTCGGCGCCACGCTGACCACGATCCTGCTGCCGGTCGTCCTGATGCTCTCCAAGGCGCTGGTCGACATCGTGATCGACGACCCCGCGAACCTCACCCAGCGCGTCTTCGACGTCATCGGCTCCCCGCTGATCGCCCTGCTCGCCGCCGTGCTGCTCGGCATCTTCACGCTGCTGCGGCCCGCCGGGTTCGGCAAGGAGCGGCTGACCCCGCTGGTGGAGAAGGGCCTCGCGCCCATCGCGGGCATCCTGCTGATCGTCGGCGCGGGCGGCGGCTTCAAGCAGACGCTGATCGACACCGGCGTGGGCCAGATGATCCTGGACATCTCCAAGGACTGGTCGATCCCGGCGCTGCTGCTGGCCTGGCTGATCGCGGTGATCATCCGGCTCGCCACCGGTTCGGCGACGGTGGCGACGGTCTCGGCGGCCGGCCTGGTGGCCCCGCTCGCGGCCGACATGTCGACCACCCACACGGCCCTGCTGGTCCTGGCGATCGGCGCCGGCTCGCTCTTCTTCAGCCATGTCAACGACGCCGGGTTCTGGCTGGTCAAGGAGTACTTCGGTCTGACCGTCGGCGAGACCGTCAAGACGTGGTCGGTCATGGAGACGATCATCTCGGTGGTCGCGGGCGGCCTGGTCCTGCTGCTGTCGCTGGTCATCTAG
- a CDS encoding SDR family oxidoreductase gives MSHPLFDIRGRTALVTGSSRGIGLALARGLAQAGCTVVLNGRDAGRLTEAAARLPGEVHTAVFDVTDGPSVKAGIADVEQRVGPLDILVNNAGMQLRAPLLEFTDSDWHRILDTNLTSAFLVGREAARYMTARGHGKIVNICSLQSEVVRPGIAPYAATKGALKMLTKGMCADWGPHGVQVNGLGPGYIETELTQPLVEDEEFSAWVRRRTPAGRWGTTEDLVGGVLFLASPAADFVGEQVLYVDGGMTSVL, from the coding sequence ATGAGTCACCCCCTGTTCGACATCCGCGGCCGCACCGCCCTGGTGACCGGCTCCAGCCGGGGCATCGGTCTGGCGCTGGCCCGGGGCCTGGCCCAGGCCGGCTGCACGGTGGTCCTCAACGGACGGGACGCCGGCCGGCTCACCGAAGCGGCCGCGCGGCTGCCCGGCGAGGTCCACACGGCCGTCTTCGACGTCACCGACGGGCCCTCGGTCAAGGCGGGCATCGCCGATGTCGAACAGCGGGTCGGCCCGCTCGACATCCTCGTCAACAACGCGGGCATGCAACTGCGCGCCCCGCTCCTGGAGTTCACCGACTCCGACTGGCACCGCATCCTGGACACCAACCTCACCAGCGCCTTCCTGGTCGGCCGGGAGGCGGCCCGGTACATGACCGCCCGCGGCCACGGCAAGATCGTCAACATCTGCTCGCTGCAGAGCGAGGTGGTCCGCCCGGGCATCGCGCCCTACGCGGCCACCAAGGGCGCGCTGAAGATGCTCACCAAGGGCATGTGCGCCGACTGGGGGCCGCACGGCGTGCAGGTCAACGGCCTCGGCCCCGGCTACATCGAGACCGAGCTGACCCAACCCCTCGTCGAGGACGAGGAGTTCAGCGCCTGGGTGCGCCGCCGCACCCCGGCCGGCCGCTGGGGCACCACCGAGGACCTGGTCGGCGGGGTGCTGTTCCTGGCCTCGCCCGCGGCCGACTTCGTCGGCGAGCAGGTCCTGTACGTCGACGGCGGAATGACGAGCGTGCTGTGA
- a CDS encoding L-idonate 5-dehydrogenase has product MLGCVIHGRGDLRVEELPVPRPGPGQALVAVRYGGVCGSDLHYFKHGGVGDFRLREPMLLGHEVVGTVLAYGTPSPASPAPGTAVAVHPATPCGACPECARGRRNICRDTRYLGSAARFPHVQGGFAAQVVVPEGQLRALPAGLELRRAALAEPLSVALHAVHRAVDVAGRHVLVTGAGPIGCLVVAAARAAGAARVTVTDLLPAALAYARAAGADTVVRADDPDDPGWPAEADVAVEASGVAAALDTCLRSVRRGGVVVQLGMLPSGPSPFAGNLVVSREIDLRGAFRFDAEFDEALRLLAATPALDGLVSAVVPVREAESAFALAADRSRSCKVLLDFGAP; this is encoded by the coding sequence ATGCTCGGTTGTGTGATCCACGGTCGCGGCGATCTGCGCGTGGAGGAGCTGCCGGTACCGCGGCCCGGCCCCGGGCAGGCTCTCGTCGCCGTCCGCTACGGCGGCGTCTGCGGCTCCGACCTGCACTACTTCAAGCACGGCGGGGTGGGCGACTTCCGCCTGCGCGAGCCGATGCTGCTCGGGCACGAGGTGGTCGGGACGGTCCTCGCGTACGGGACACCGTCCCCGGCGAGTCCCGCCCCGGGCACGGCCGTCGCCGTGCACCCGGCCACACCGTGCGGCGCCTGCCCGGAGTGCGCCCGGGGGCGTCGCAACATCTGCCGGGACACCCGTTATCTCGGCAGCGCGGCCCGCTTCCCGCACGTACAGGGCGGCTTCGCGGCTCAAGTGGTCGTCCCCGAAGGTCAGTTGAGGGCCCTTCCGGCGGGTCTGGAGCTGCGCCGGGCGGCCCTCGCCGAGCCGCTGTCCGTGGCCCTGCACGCCGTTCACCGTGCGGTGGACGTGGCCGGACGGCACGTCCTGGTCACCGGCGCCGGCCCGATCGGCTGCCTGGTCGTCGCCGCGGCCCGGGCGGCGGGCGCCGCCCGGGTCACGGTCACCGACCTGCTCCCGGCCGCCCTCGCGTACGCGCGTGCCGCCGGCGCCGACACCGTCGTACGGGCGGACGACCCGGACGATCCCGGGTGGCCGGCCGAGGCGGACGTGGCCGTGGAGGCCTCCGGGGTGGCCGCCGCTCTGGACACGTGTCTGCGATCGGTGCGCCGCGGCGGGGTCGTGGTGCAGCTCGGGATGCTGCCGTCTGGGCCGAGTCCCTTCGCGGGGAACCTCGTCGTGAGCCGGGAGATCGACCTCAGGGGAGCCTTCCGCTTCGACGCGGAGTTCGACGAGGCGCTGCGGCTGCTCGCGGCGACGCCCGCGCTCGACGGGCTGGTCAGCGCGGTGGTCCCGGTGCGGGAGGCGGAGTCGGCCTTCGCGCTCGCGGCCGACCGGAGCCGTTCCTGCAAGGTGCTGCTGGACTTCGGGGCGCCGTGA